One stretch of Candidatus Eremiobacteraceae bacterium DNA includes these proteins:
- a CDS encoding DHA2 family efflux MFS transporter permease subunit, which produces MAVRSATLGAPRPSTNGHRSAAAPARPARRIAGNKWLVALPVMLAALTAVLDASIVNVALPNMQSSFGSSVDEIDWIITGYLISNVIVIPATGWLSGRFGLTRYFIASQAVFLIGSVLCGFSWNLGSLVFFRVLQGIGGGAILPVTLTIMLEAFPPEELGMASALYGVGAVLGPAIGPTLGGYLTDTFSWPAIFFINVPLVTLSIVLTQMFVHETAPPQGAGKVDFVGLASVAVWLGTLQVVLQEGEKNGWFESSFIIGLSLTSLVAFAVFIYTELTIERPLINIRIFKNRDFAAGSLGGALIGATLFGSVFVIPLFAGTLLNYTAFQIGLLLLPTALVSLVLFPVAGRLSQRLDPRIMMAIGVLLMFSSMVGNGFLTLQYSFQQIMTIQLMRGAALPFLFTSLGQLALTKLPPQQRADASSLYNLTRTLGGSIGIAIIGTLIVNRERFHFERFGESVTQFAVATQQRLLGLGNAFASRGVPGVHEAGQQANAALAGALTQQAYVSAFDDASLVLAGAAIVMLALIPFFDVKKQPRQTPAHVAAD; this is translated from the coding sequence ATGGCTGTCCGTAGCGCCACGCTTGGCGCCCCGCGCCCCTCGACGAACGGACACCGCAGCGCCGCGGCGCCCGCCAGGCCGGCACGCCGCATCGCGGGCAACAAATGGCTCGTCGCGCTGCCGGTCATGCTCGCTGCGCTCACCGCGGTGCTCGACGCGAGCATCGTCAACGTCGCGCTGCCGAACATGCAGTCGTCGTTCGGCTCGAGCGTCGACGAGATCGACTGGATCATCACCGGTTACCTCATCAGCAACGTCATCGTCATCCCGGCGACGGGTTGGCTGTCAGGCAGGTTCGGCCTCACTCGCTACTTCATAGCGAGCCAAGCCGTGTTCCTCATCGGCTCCGTCCTTTGCGGTTTTTCGTGGAATTTGGGCTCGCTCGTGTTCTTCCGCGTCCTCCAAGGCATCGGCGGCGGCGCGATCTTGCCGGTGACGCTGACGATCATGCTCGAAGCGTTCCCGCCCGAGGAACTGGGGATGGCCTCCGCGCTGTACGGCGTCGGCGCCGTGCTCGGTCCTGCCATCGGTCCGACGCTCGGCGGGTATCTCACCGACACGTTCTCGTGGCCCGCGATCTTCTTCATCAACGTGCCGCTCGTGACGCTCTCGATCGTCTTGACGCAGATGTTCGTCCACGAGACGGCGCCGCCGCAGGGCGCGGGCAAGGTCGATTTCGTCGGCCTCGCGAGCGTCGCGGTGTGGCTCGGCACGCTTCAAGTCGTGCTGCAGGAGGGCGAGAAGAACGGCTGGTTCGAGTCGTCGTTCATCATCGGATTATCGCTGACGTCGCTCGTCGCGTTCGCGGTCTTCATCTATACGGAGCTGACCATCGAGCGGCCGCTCATCAATATCCGGATCTTCAAGAATCGCGATTTCGCGGCTGGGTCGCTCGGCGGCGCGCTCATCGGTGCGACGCTGTTCGGATCGGTGTTCGTCATCCCGCTCTTCGCGGGCACGCTGCTCAACTACACCGCGTTCCAGATCGGCTTGCTCCTGCTGCCGACGGCGCTCGTCAGCCTTGTGCTCTTCCCCGTCGCGGGCAGACTCTCGCAGCGGCTCGACCCGCGCATCATGATGGCGATCGGTGTGCTGCTCATGTTCTCCAGTATGGTCGGCAACGGCTTCCTGACGCTGCAGTACTCGTTCCAGCAGATCATGACGATCCAACTCATGCGCGGCGCTGCGCTGCCGTTCTTGTTCACGTCGCTCGGCCAGCTCGCGCTGACGAAACTACCGCCGCAACAAAGAGCCGACGCATCGTCGCTCTACAACCTGACGCGGACGCTCGGCGGATCGATCGGCATCGCCATCATCGGCACGCTCATCGTCAACCGCGAGCGTTTCCACTTCGAGCGCTTCGGCGAGTCGGTGACGCAGTTCGCGGTGGCGACCCAACAGCGATTGCTCGGCCTCGGCAATGCCTTCGCGTCGCGTGGCGTGCCCGGCGTCCATGAGGCGGGGCAGCAGGCGAACGCCGCGCTCGCGGGCGCGCTGACGCAGCAGGCATACGTCTCGGCGTTCGACGATGCGTCGCTCGTGCTCGCCGGCGCCGCGATCGTCATGCTCGCACTCATCCCATTTTTCGACGTCAAGAAGCAGCCCCGTCAAACGCCCGCCCACGTCGCGGCGGACTAG